A window of Bacteroidota bacterium contains these coding sequences:
- a CDS encoding undecaprenyl/decaprenyl-phosphate alpha-N-acetylglucosaminyl 1-phosphate transferase → MNTLLLAFFTAFGIVLFSIPSLIKVAELKNLFDDPEEFRKHHKHKTPTMGGIMIYAGTLFSWSLWFPSHTIIIYNFIIATSLVLFFVGVKDDIFGTAAIKKLLAHLLVAMILVLMANVRITSLHGILGVNEIPEWASIFLSIFTIIVIVNSFNLIDGVDGLAGSIGFVGALSFGTWFHVAGDHSMAVLAIALAGGLLGFLWFNFSPAKIFMGDSGSLVIGMFFAVMSIRLIEFDQSKLFSPLSEISRPVFAIAVLIFPLFDTLRVFIIRIAKGISPFTADRNHLHHRLLDLGFNHRQTVFALVAVNALIISLAVYTRTYGANTSFTVVMLTAFLLFVIPLMFKPKKN, encoded by the coding sequence GTGAATACATTATTACTTGCCTTTTTTACCGCTTTTGGAATTGTGCTCTTTTCGATACCTTCATTAATTAAGGTTGCTGAATTAAAAAATCTATTTGACGACCCCGAAGAATTTCGAAAACACCACAAACATAAAACGCCCACTATGGGCGGAATTATGATATATGCCGGCACTTTATTCTCTTGGTCGCTTTGGTTTCCCTCGCATACTATTATAATTTACAATTTTATTATTGCCACTTCTTTAGTACTCTTTTTTGTAGGTGTAAAAGATGATATTTTTGGTACAGCAGCTATCAAAAAACTGCTCGCTCACCTTCTTGTTGCCATGATTTTGGTGCTAATGGCAAATGTACGCATTACCAGCTTGCACGGCATTCTTGGTGTAAATGAAATCCCGGAGTGGGCGAGTATTTTTCTTTCCATTTTTACCATTATTGTAATTGTTAATTCATTTAATTTAATTGATGGTGTTGATGGTTTAGCCGGTAGTATTGGATTTGTAGGGGCACTTTCATTTGGTACCTGGTTTCATGTTGCCGGCGATCATTCTATGGCTGTGCTTGCTATTGCTTTAGCGGGAGGACTTTTGGGTTTTTTGTGGTTTAATTTTTCGCCCGCCAAAATTTTTATGGGAGATAGTGGATCACTTGTAATCGGAATGTTCTTTGCGGTTATGTCTATTCGCTTAATTGAATTCGATCAATCCAAGTTATTTTCCCCACTTAGCGAAATATCACGACCTGTTTTTGCTATTGCTGTGCTGATTTTTCCTTTGTTCGATACCTTGAGGGTATTCATTATTCGCATTGCAAAAGGCATCTCTCCTTTTACAGCCGACCGAAACCATTTACATCATCGCCTCTTAGATTTGGGATTCAATCACCGCCAAACCGTTTTTGCATTGGTTGCCGTTAATGCCTTAATTATATCGCTTGCGGTATACACAAGAACTTATGGGGCTAATACCTCCTTCACCGTAGTGATGCTAACAGCATTTCTACTTTTTGTTATACCCCTTATGTTTAAACCCAAAAAAAACTAA
- a CDS encoding metallophosphoesterase family protein, whose amino-acid sequence MKKIALLSDTHGYLDPKLIKYLETVDEIWHAGDIGTIAIADELEKLKPLKAVYGNIDGQDVRKVHPLHQRFFCENVDVWMTHIGGYPGHYSPAVRLELETKPPKLFICGHSHILKVMYDKKLNLLHMNPGACGIQGFHKMKTILRFVIDKEKISDLEVIELGLK is encoded by the coding sequence TTGAAAAAAATAGCCCTCCTTTCGGATACGCATGGTTACCTCGACCCTAAATTAATTAAATACCTCGAAACTGTTGACGAAATATGGCATGCCGGAGATATTGGGACTATTGCGATTGCAGACGAGTTGGAAAAACTAAAACCCCTCAAAGCGGTGTATGGAAATATTGATGGACAAGATGTTCGAAAAGTACATCCCTTACATCAGCGATTTTTTTGCGAAAATGTGGATGTTTGGATGACACACATTGGCGGTTATCCCGGGCATTACTCCCCTGCTGTTCGTCTGGAACTGGAAACGAAGCCTCCTAAATTATTCATTTGCGGACACTCACATATATTGAAAGTAATGTACGATAAGAAACTAAACTTATTGCACATGAATCCGGGCGCATGCGGTATTCAGGGATTCCATAAAATGAAAACCATTTTGCGCTTTGTTATCGATAAAGAAAAAATTAGCGACTTGGAAGTTATTGAACTTGGTTTAAAATAA
- a CDS encoding DUF4293 domain-containing protein — MLQRIQTLYLLGVFICALVLFFTPLASVTTSGNSYQFAIAGFDMVGNGIQKRIVSTLALVVLNALVCGISFLAIFTFKNRLKQILIARIGLLMLVLLVASLFYYFENALAVIGDLDKLNSANGQEVNYSVAASLPLLAIVLIILAIRAINQDEELVRSADRIR; from the coding sequence ATGTTACAACGTATCCAAACCCTTTATTTACTTGGTGTATTTATATGTGCTCTAGTTCTGTTCTTTACCCCCCTTGCTTCTGTTACCACTTCAGGTAATAGCTATCAATTCGCTATTGCAGGATTTGATATGGTAGGCAATGGAATTCAGAAACGGATTGTTTCAACTTTGGCATTGGTTGTATTAAATGCACTTGTTTGTGGTATTTCTTTCTTGGCAATTTTTACATTTAAAAATAGATTGAAACAAATTTTAATTGCTCGAATTGGCTTACTAATGCTTGTTTTGTTGGTTGCTTCACTATTTTATTATTTCGAGAATGCACTTGCCGTTATTGGAGATTTAGATAAATTAAATTCAGCAAATGGACAGGAGGTAAATTATTCGGTGGCTGCAAGCTTACCACTGCTTGCTATAGTATTAATAATTTTGGCAATTCGAGCCATAAATCAAGATGAGGAATTGGTGCGCTCTGCGGATCGCATTCGTTAA
- the rho gene encoding transcription termination factor Rho produces the protein MYDVIELNSKLVDELKAIAANLAVENSDSLTKQDLIFAIIEKQGNSGMEPRAAATETKKEPKPRTGRPRKIKEVSAPVDKETIQNDASATLFTEPIAPKVEPENIPVPAFEPPAIVATEPVINIPTETVAAPEPAQRQETETKDFQNQMDERPRDNFNRQRPEKRIENQYNFDGIVISEGVLEIMPDGYGFLRSSDYNYLNSPDDIYVSQSQIKLFGLKTGDTVRGSIRPPKEGEKYFPLIKVEKINGREPSYVRDRVPFEYLTPLFPFEKFKLTGHAQSNMSSRIFDLVTPIGKGQRALIVAQPKTGKTVLLKDIANAIAGNHPEAYLIILLIDERPEEVTDMARSVKAEVIASTFDEPADRHVKIANIVLEKAKRMVECGHDVVILLDSITRLARAYNTVQPASGKVLSGGVDANALHKPKRFFGSARKIENGGSLTIIATALTETGSKMDEVIFEEFKGTGNSELQLDRKISNKRMFPAIDIVASSTRRDDLLVDKETLQRVWILRNHLADMTPLEAMEFLRNQMKNTLSNEEFLISMNG, from the coding sequence ATGTACGATGTTATTGAATTGAATAGTAAGCTTGTTGACGAGCTCAAAGCTATTGCAGCTAATTTAGCTGTTGAAAACAGTGATTCTCTTACCAAGCAAGATTTGATATTTGCAATCATTGAAAAGCAAGGCAATAGCGGAATGGAGCCTAGGGCTGCTGCCACTGAAACCAAAAAGGAGCCAAAACCGCGCACCGGAAGACCTCGCAAGATAAAAGAAGTTAGCGCTCCAGTGGATAAGGAAACTATTCAAAATGATGCCAGCGCAACACTATTTACAGAACCAATTGCTCCAAAAGTTGAACCCGAAAATATACCTGTTCCTGCATTTGAACCACCTGCAATTGTTGCAACGGAGCCGGTAATAAATATCCCCACAGAAACTGTAGCAGCACCTGAGCCAGCCCAACGTCAAGAAACAGAAACAAAGGATTTTCAAAATCAAATGGACGAGCGCCCACGTGATAATTTTAATCGCCAACGCCCCGAAAAAAGAATTGAAAATCAATATAACTTTGATGGAATCGTTATTAGCGAAGGCGTGCTCGAAATTATGCCCGATGGATATGGCTTTCTTCGTTCGTCTGACTATAATTATTTAAACTCTCCGGATGATATTTATGTTTCTCAATCTCAAATAAAATTATTTGGTTTAAAAACAGGTGATACTGTGCGCGGAAGCATCCGTCCGCCAAAAGAAGGTGAAAAATATTTTCCTTTAATAAAAGTAGAGAAAATAAATGGCCGCGAGCCTTCTTATGTGCGCGATCGTGTGCCTTTCGAATACCTCACCCCGCTTTTCCCGTTCGAAAAATTTAAACTTACCGGACATGCTCAGTCGAATATGAGTTCACGCATATTTGATTTAGTTACACCTATTGGTAAAGGACAACGTGCGCTGATTGTTGCGCAACCTAAAACCGGTAAAACAGTATTACTAAAAGATATTGCAAATGCCATTGCAGGCAATCACCCCGAAGCGTATTTAATTATTTTATTGATTGATGAACGCCCAGAAGAGGTTACCGATATGGCGCGTAGTGTAAAAGCAGAAGTTATTGCGAGTACTTTTGATGAACCTGCTGATCGCCACGTTAAAATTGCCAACATCGTTTTAGAAAAAGCAAAACGCATGGTGGAATGCGGCCACGATGTGGTGATATTGCTCGATTCCATTACCCGCTTGGCACGTGCTTACAATACGGTACAACCTGCATCAGGTAAGGTTTTGTCGGGTGGTGTGGATGCCAATGCGCTACATAAACCGAAACGCTTTTTTGGTTCAGCTCGAAAAATTGAAAATGGGGGATCGCTTACGATAATTGCAACTGCACTTACCGAAACAGGTTCTAAAATGGATGAGGTAATTTTTGAGGAATTTAAAGGTACCGGTAATTCTGAGCTACAACTCGATCGCAAAATTAGTAACAAACGAATGTTCCCGGCTATCGACATTGTGGCGTCAAGCACACGTAGAGATGATTTATTGGTGGATAAAGAAACACTGCAACGGGTATGGATTTTGCGTAATCACTTAGCAGATATGACTCCATTAGAAGCAATGGAATTCTTGCGCAATCAAATGAAAAACACCCTCAGCAACGAGGAATTTTTAATCTCAATGAACGGTTAA
- a CDS encoding DUF4199 domain-containing protein: protein MKTPTKYGLLAGILAGIWLISEHFLEIKTPGVASFAGIIGYLIYFAFIALSMWTVREKELGGVIDFKTSMRTGVLTSVYYAIALGVFTFINYAFVNTDFLIQQNPNATPQEIENSKSLIRILQGVILIIPFNILFGTVISAIISLLIRRDKVS, encoded by the coding sequence ATGAAAACTCCAACTAAATACGGATTACTGGCTGGAATTCTTGCCGGAATTTGGTTAATAAGTGAACATTTTCTTGAAATAAAAACCCCAGGTGTGGCCTCTTTCGCAGGCATTATCGGTTACCTGATTTACTTCGCTTTTATTGCACTTTCGATGTGGACAGTTCGTGAAAAAGAATTGGGCGGAGTCATCGATTTTAAAACTTCCATGCGCACAGGTGTGCTTACATCAGTATATTATGCAATTGCATTAGGAGTTTTTACTTTCATTAATTATGCTTTTGTAAATACCGACTTTTTAATTCAGCAAAATCCCAATGCCACGCCGCAAGAAATTGAAAATTCAAAAAGTTTGATCAGAATTCTACAAGGCGTTATTTTAATTATCCCCTTTAATATCCTTTTTGGAACCGTTATTTCAGCAATAATTTCTTTGCTAATTCGAAGAGATAAAGTTTCATAA
- a CDS encoding peptidylprolyl isomerase, with amino-acid sequence MNSVKGFLATVLIASTFATVAQDKDPVLMTIAGKNITRSEFQSIYNKNNPKNSEADSKSIDDYVQLFVNFKLKVKEAEEMGLDTTKDFKNELEGYRKQLAQPYLTDNDVNDQLLREAYERSKTDVRASHILIKLDQNALPKDTIKAYNQIMAIRSRILKGEDFGKLARENSQDPSAKDNAGDLGYFTSMQMVYPFESMAYTTKPGEVSMPVRTRFGYHLIKVLDKRPAQGQIMAEHIMVKTSRGQAAQDSIAAKQKIDEIYAKIKAGENFEDLARQQSDDKGSAKEGGKLPLFGTGRMVMEFEKAAFALQNDGDYSEPVKTQYGWHIIKRLEKKAIPTFEESKADLKSKVTKDSRAQKSKESLVARIKKENNFKENTKARDEFNSLIDTTYFEGTWSKDKAAKLTKELFSLADKKYTQVDFANYLENHQTKRPKIDGGVLVKSVYDQFVSESCIAYQESVLDKKYPDFKALMQEYRDGILLFDLTDKKVWGKAVKDTAGIEEFYQKNKGNYMWEQRVDANIYTCADAKIAEQVRKLIKKQEKANFSNDSLMAMVNKNSQLNLRIDNGKFVKNENEFIDKVQWVEGLSENISKNNQIVFVRINKVLQPDVKKLNEARGLVTSDYQNYLEKEWIQSLRQKYPVSIDRAVLGTVK; translated from the coding sequence ATGAACAGCGTAAAAGGTTTTTTAGCAACAGTGTTAATAGCATCTACTTTTGCTACTGTTGCGCAGGATAAAGACCCTGTTTTAATGACTATTGCGGGAAAAAATATTACCCGATCCGAATTTCAATCCATTTACAATAAAAACAATCCAAAAAATTCGGAAGCCGATTCCAAGTCAATTGATGATTATGTTCAGTTGTTTGTTAATTTTAAATTGAAGGTAAAAGAAGCTGAGGAAATGGGCTTGGATACCACCAAAGATTTTAAAAATGAGTTGGAAGGATACCGCAAGCAATTAGCGCAACCTTATTTAACTGATAACGATGTGAATGATCAACTCTTGCGTGAAGCGTATGAGCGTTCTAAAACGGATGTGCGTGCAAGCCATATATTGATAAAACTCGACCAAAATGCTTTACCAAAAGATACCATAAAAGCCTACAACCAAATAATGGCAATCAGAAGTCGCATTTTAAAAGGAGAAGATTTTGGTAAATTGGCGCGTGAGAACTCACAAGACCCTTCCGCAAAAGACAATGCCGGAGATTTGGGATATTTTACTTCTATGCAAATGGTTTACCCATTCGAATCTATGGCATATACCACCAAGCCGGGTGAAGTTTCGATGCCGGTGCGCACTCGATTTGGTTACCACTTAATTAAAGTGTTGGATAAGCGTCCTGCTCAAGGTCAAATTATGGCAGAGCACATTATGGTTAAAACTTCCAGAGGGCAAGCAGCTCAGGATTCTATCGCTGCCAAGCAAAAAATTGATGAGATTTATGCAAAGATCAAAGCAGGAGAGAACTTTGAAGATTTAGCCAGACAACAATCAGATGATAAAGGTTCGGCAAAAGAAGGTGGAAAACTACCTTTATTTGGTACCGGAAGAATGGTAATGGAGTTTGAAAAGGCTGCCTTTGCACTTCAAAATGATGGGGATTATTCAGAGCCGGTGAAAACACAATACGGCTGGCACATTATTAAACGCTTAGAGAAAAAAGCAATTCCAACTTTTGAAGAAAGTAAAGCTGATTTGAAAAGTAAAGTTACTAAGGATTCAAGAGCACAAAAAAGTAAAGAAAGTTTGGTGGCACGTATAAAAAAGGAGAATAATTTTAAAGAAAATACCAAAGCACGCGACGAGTTTAATTCCTTAATTGATACTACTTATTTTGAAGGTACTTGGAGCAAAGACAAAGCTGCAAAACTTACCAAAGAATTGTTTTCATTGGCGGATAAAAAATATACTCAGGTTGATTTTGCCAACTACTTAGAAAATCATCAAACAAAACGGCCAAAAATTGATGGCGGTGTGCTGGTAAAATCAGTATACGATCAATTTGTTAGCGAAAGCTGTATAGCATATCAAGAAAGTGTTTTAGATAAAAAATATCCTGATTTTAAAGCGTTAATGCAGGAATATCGCGATGGGATTCTTTTATTTGATTTGACCGATAAAAAAGTATGGGGTAAAGCGGTGAAGGATACTGCCGGTATTGAGGAATTTTATCAAAAGAATAAGGGAAATTACATGTGGGAGCAACGTGTGGATGCAAATATATATACCTGTGCAGATGCTAAAATTGCAGAGCAAGTGCGTAAATTAATCAAGAAACAAGAAAAAGCGAATTTTTCAAACGATTCACTTATGGCGATGGTGAACAAAAATTCTCAATTAAATTTGAGAATCGACAATGGGAAATTTGTGAAAAATGAAAATGAATTTATTGATAAAGTGCAATGGGTAGAAGGTTTGTCAGAAAATATTTCTAAAAATAACCAAATCGTTTTTGTAAGAATCAACAAGGTACTTCAACCGGATGTTAAGAAATTGAATGAAGCAAGAGGTTTAGTTACATCCGATTATCAAAATTATTTGGAGAAAGAATGGATTCAAAGCTTACGCCAAAAATACCCAGTGAGCATTGACCGAGCAGTACTTGGAACAGTAAAATAA
- the guaB gene encoding IMP dehydrogenase, whose product MTGKIIGEGLTYDDVLLIPAYSEVHPKDVNIASRFTKKISLNTPIISAAMDTVTEFEMAIAIAQEGGLGVLHKNMSIAAQAEQVRKVKRSESGMILDPITLNINAKVGDAFQIIKDNKIGGIPVVSEKNELLGIITNRDLRFEKNMSLPVREVMTSKNIITTQNGKDLIKAENTLRKFKIEKLPVVDKNNKLVGLITYKDITKTRIRPNACKDEFGRLRVAAAVGVTADTMERVSALVKAGVDAIVIDTAHGHSKGVIDTLKKVKKSFPKLEVVVGNIATAEAAIALANAGADAVKVGIGPGSICTTRVIAGVGVPQLTAIFETAQALKKKNIPVIADGGIRYTGDIVKAIAAGASSIMAGSFFAGVEESPGETIIFEGRKFKAYRGMGSIEAMQSGSKDRYFQEDEHDFKKLVPEGISGRVPYKGQLKEVMHQFIGGLKAGMGYCGATNITALQKAKFIKITSAGVKESHPHDVIITREAPNYSR is encoded by the coding sequence ATGACAGGCAAGATAATCGGCGAAGGCCTTACCTACGATGATGTTTTATTAATTCCTGCCTACTCTGAAGTGCATCCGAAGGATGTGAATATTGCTTCACGCTTTACAAAAAAAATATCCTTGAATACTCCCATTATTTCGGCGGCAATGGATACGGTTACCGAATTTGAGATGGCAATTGCTATTGCGCAAGAAGGTGGTTTAGGTGTACTTCATAAAAATATGAGTATAGCCGCACAGGCTGAGCAAGTTCGAAAAGTGAAACGGTCCGAAAGTGGAATGATACTGGATCCAATCACTTTAAATATTAATGCCAAAGTAGGTGATGCCTTTCAAATAATTAAGGATAATAAAATTGGAGGCATTCCCGTAGTTTCCGAAAAAAATGAACTGTTGGGGATTATTACCAATCGTGATTTGCGCTTCGAAAAAAATATGAGCCTTCCGGTGCGGGAAGTCATGACATCCAAAAATATCATTACCACCCAAAACGGGAAAGATTTAATTAAAGCTGAAAACACCCTCCGGAAATTTAAAATAGAAAAGCTTCCGGTAGTTGATAAAAACAATAAACTGGTTGGCTTAATCACTTATAAGGACATTACCAAAACACGCATCCGACCTAATGCATGTAAGGATGAGTTTGGTCGCTTGCGCGTGGCAGCGGCAGTAGGTGTTACCGCCGATACTATGGAAAGGGTGAGTGCACTCGTAAAAGCCGGGGTGGATGCAATTGTTATAGATACCGCCCACGGGCATTCTAAAGGCGTGATTGATACTTTAAAAAAGGTTAAGAAGAGCTTTCCTAAATTAGAAGTTGTTGTAGGAAATATAGCCACTGCTGAAGCGGCAATTGCATTAGCCAATGCAGGTGCAGATGCGGTTAAAGTAGGAATAGGGCCGGGTTCTATTTGCACCACACGTGTTATTGCCGGTGTAGGTGTTCCACAGTTGACAGCAATATTTGAAACAGCACAAGCTTTAAAGAAAAAAAATATTCCGGTAATTGCAGATGGGGGTATTCGATACACCGGTGATATTGTTAAAGCGATAGCAGCGGGTGCAAGCTCTATTATGGCAGGATCCTTTTTTGCCGGTGTGGAGGAGTCTCCGGGAGAAACTATTATATTTGAAGGGCGAAAATTTAAAGCCTACAGAGGAATGGGTTCGATAGAAGCCATGCAAAGTGGGAGTAAGGACAGGTATTTTCAGGAAGATGAGCACGACTTTAAGAAACTGGTTCCGGAAGGAATTTCAGGGAGGGTACCTTACAAAGGGCAATTAAAGGAAGTGATGCACCAATTTATTGGCGGATTAAAAGCAGGAATGGGATATTGTGGTGCAACGAACATTACCGCTTTACAAAAGGCTAAATTTATAAAGATTACCAGTGCTGGCGTAAAAGAAAGTCACCCGCACGATGTTATTATTACTAGAGAAGCTCCTAATTATAGCAGATAA
- a CDS encoding gliding motility-associated C-terminal domain-containing protein, producing MFIPECRPIWNPPDCGTILPAGNFPSYGTTKNGAVEELIFKSNPTTLSGIPGANGWVFTWDDCCRNAAIVNLLVPQEGFTLRAKMFRTNNANGTGKNMNPCFDNSPRFSEKPASVLAAGYLNSYSPNAFDPELDSLVYTWANPLDEFEVGAVWGPGSPDTLLFSGGMSKNSPFPQPSLAFPNNVPASLDPITGTIVYRCDQPGDYVNVNCVTAYKCGNKVAEIFRDMQVSVFIGTANLPPNVLLPFSNHTSSDTTVTAGDLISFDLFASDNDTLGDGSPQTISMSASGGQFDTTSYDTASTNCNKPPCAGISPSMPLVNPSVLNGKFVWQTECNHLSYLTTCYSYSNTYTFQFIFADDNCPAPAKKSITATIHVLNRPPIDASKFVCTKVAPNGDVTLNWIPPIDSLHSFDSYHIYGSVLKNGPYTDLDSIDTLSVNTTTIVGANATTNPVYYFVQTRSTCNGKVRVNSDTLRTILTSVTNSGNNNASIVWNAPHKPLAASTTSPYKIYRKVNGIWTAAPIALTTDTFYVDTIAVCNELVEYRVELEDANCTTVSSIGSDNFSDTVVPDIPQLIVASVNFTNDLATLSWHPTYLKDTKGYYVYQYIGGTYNVIDTLIGINDTTYTFLASTAGIAPESFAIAAFDSCSNTSPIGNYFTTSNLTVFGDLCNGSNNLTWTPYTDFVNGLSGYNVYVSVNSSPYSFLATVNPSLNEYIHANVVNGTQYDYYVSANDAGSNYRATTNHVSQLATVLKLPQFTYVRYASVTTNEKIDLAFIADTSAIVRQYNVYRAENINGPYNLIGSVPYDTNYTHYYSDVTALPSERSYFYKVISVDDCNTERAPSNVSKTILLKADENLDMVNLIIWSDYRGWPNGVNDVKLYRYVDGNKNLEPIALVPFTTNRFQDDVSTYASYNGEFCYSVIAREAAGNPYNYADSAQSNIMCFDQQSTMYIPNAFSPTGANPIFKPHTVFVNTEGYLLRIFNKWGNMLFETTNPDKGWDGKVNGELVPDGVYIYVMKYQNSAGAPNERRGALTIVR from the coding sequence ATGTTTATCCCGGAATGCCGGCCAATTTGGAACCCGCCTGATTGTGGAACGATTTTGCCGGCCGGAAATTTCCCTTCATATGGTACAACAAAAAATGGTGCTGTTGAAGAATTGATTTTTAAAAGTAATCCAACAACGCTTTCGGGAATACCAGGAGCAAATGGTTGGGTTTTTACGTGGGATGATTGTTGTCGAAATGCTGCAATTGTGAATTTGCTGGTTCCCCAAGAAGGGTTTACTCTTCGTGCTAAAATGTTCCGAACTAATAATGCCAATGGTACTGGTAAGAACATGAATCCTTGCTTCGATAATTCTCCACGATTTTCTGAAAAACCCGCCTCAGTTCTTGCGGCCGGTTATTTAAATTCATACAGTCCAAATGCATTTGATCCCGAATTGGATTCCTTGGTATATACATGGGCAAATCCTTTGGATGAATTTGAAGTAGGTGCGGTTTGGGGTCCTGGATCTCCAGACACTTTGCTATTTTCAGGTGGAATGTCAAAAAATAGCCCTTTCCCACAACCCTCGCTAGCATTTCCCAATAATGTGCCGGCTAGCTTAGATCCTATTACTGGAACTATTGTATATCGCTGCGATCAACCTGGAGATTATGTGAACGTGAATTGTGTAACCGCCTATAAATGTGGGAACAAAGTAGCCGAAATCTTCCGCGATATGCAGGTATCGGTATTTATAGGAACTGCGAACTTACCACCCAATGTGCTGTTACCTTTTTCAAATCATACTAGTTCAGATACCACTGTTACAGCCGGTGATTTAATTAGCTTTGATTTATTTGCATCGGATAATGATACGTTGGGCGATGGAAGTCCTCAAACCATTTCCATGTCGGCTTCCGGAGGCCAGTTTGATACAACTTCTTATGATACAGCCTCAACCAATTGCAATAAACCGCCTTGTGCAGGAATAAGCCCCTCCATGCCGCTTGTGAACCCTTCAGTTTTGAATGGAAAGTTTGTTTGGCAAACAGAATGTAATCACTTATCCTATTTAACAACCTGTTATAGCTACTCCAATACCTATACCTTTCAATTTATTTTTGCAGATGATAACTGTCCTGCGCCGGCAAAAAAATCTATAACAGCTACTATTCACGTGCTCAACCGGCCTCCTATTGATGCGAGTAAGTTTGTTTGCACCAAAGTGGCACCGAATGGTGATGTAACCCTCAATTGGATACCTCCAATCGATTCCTTGCACTCTTTTGATTCTTACCATATATATGGTTCAGTGCTTAAAAATGGTCCTTATACCGACTTGGACAGTATTGATACGCTATCCGTTAATACGACAACAATCGTTGGAGCAAATGCAACTACTAACCCGGTTTATTATTTTGTTCAAACGCGTTCTACCTGCAATGGGAAGGTAAGAGTTAATTCGGATACTTTGCGCACCATATTGACAAGTGTTACAAATAGTGGAAACAACAATGCCTCCATCGTATGGAACGCTCCACATAAGCCATTAGCTGCCTCCACCACAAGCCCCTATAAAATTTACAGAAAAGTAAATGGCATTTGGACAGCTGCACCGATAGCACTCACCACCGATACTTTTTATGTGGATACAATAGCAGTTTGTAATGAACTGGTTGAATATCGAGTTGAGTTAGAAGATGCTAATTGTACAACTGTTTCATCTATTGGTTCCGATAACTTTTCGGATACCGTTGTTCCGGATATCCCCCAACTAATTGTTGCCTCGGTGAATTTCACAAACGATTTAGCTACTTTATCCTGGCATCCCACATATTTAAAGGATACAAAAGGTTATTATGTGTACCAATACATTGGAGGGACGTATAATGTTATAGATACGCTAATTGGAATAAACGATACCACTTATACTTTTCTTGCTAGCACTGCCGGTATCGCTCCCGAAAGTTTTGCCATCGCTGCTTTCGATAGCTGTTCTAATACAAGTCCGATTGGAAATTATTTTACAACCAGCAACCTAACCGTGTTCGGCGACTTATGTAATGGTTCAAACAACTTAACTTGGACGCCTTACACTGATTTTGTGAACGGATTAAGCGGATATAATGTATATGTAAGTGTAAATTCGTCACCTTATAGCTTTTTAGCAACAGTAAATCCTAGTTTGAACGAATATATTCACGCCAATGTAGTTAATGGAACACAGTATGATTATTATGTTTCGGCGAATGATGCAGGTTCCAATTATCGCGCAACTACAAATCATGTTTCGCAGTTGGCTACCGTGCTAAAATTACCACAATTTACCTATGTGAGATATGCCTCAGTAACAACAAACGAAAAAATTGATTTGGCATTTATTGCGGATACTTCTGCGATTGTAAGACAATACAATGTATATCGTGCTGAGAACATTAATGGTCCTTATAATTTAATTGGTAGTGTTCCTTACGATACGAATTATACGCATTATTATAGCGATGTTACAGCCTTGCCTAGCGAAAGAAGCTATTTCTACAAGGTTATTTCAGTTGATGATTGTAATACTGAGCGAGCGCCTTCAAACGTAAGTAAGACTATTTTATTGAAGGCGGATGAAAATTTAGATATGGTGAACTTAATTATTTGGAGCGATTACAGAGGTTGGCCAAATGGGGTAAATGATGTGAAACTTTACCGTTATGTAGATGGCAACAAAAATTTAGAACCTATTGCTTTAGTTCCATTTACTACCAATCGCTTTCAGGACGATGTAAGTACTTATGCTTCTTATAATGGGGAGTTTTGTTATTCGGTTATCGCAAGAGAAGCCGCTGGAAATCCTTATAATTATGCTGATTCTGCCCAATCAAATATTATGTGTTTTGATCAGCAATCTACTATGTATATTCCCAATGCATTTTCTCCAACCGGTGCGAATCCTATTTTTAAACCCCATACTGTTTTTGTAAATACCGAAGGCTATTTGCTTCGTATTTTTAACAAATGGGGAAATATGCTATTTGAAACAACTAATCCGGATAAAGGCTGGGATGGTAAGGTTAATGGCGAACTTGTGCCGGATGGAGTTTATATTTACGTTATGAAATACCAAAATTCTGCCGGAGCGCCTAACGAACGACGTGGAGCACTAACCATAGTGAGATAA